Part of the Kitasatospora sp. NBC_01266 genome, ACCGCCTGGGCACCAACTCGCTGCTGGACATCAACGTCTTCGGCAAGCGGGCCGGTCTGGCCGCCGCCGACTACGCGAGCAAGAACGAGTTCGTCGCACTGCCCGCCAACCCGGCCGAGAAGGTGCAGGCGCTGGTCGAGGGCCTGCGCGAGTCCACCGGCACCGAGTCCGTGGCGCAGATCCGCAAGGAGCTGCAGGAGACCATGGACGTCAACGCCATGGTCTACCGCACCGGCGCCACCCTGAAGCAGGCCAGCGAGGACATCGCCGCGCTGCGCGAGCGCTACAAGCACGTGGCGATCCAGGACAAGGGCTTCCGCTACAACACCGACCTGCTGGAGGCCGTGGAGCTGGGCAACCTGCTCGACCTGGCCGAGGTGCTGGTCGTCTCCGCGCTGGCCCGTGAGGAGTCGCGCGGCGGCCACTTCCGTGAGGACTTCCCGACCCGTGACGACGTGAAGTTCATGCAGCACACCATGGCGTACCAGGAGGTTGCCGAGGACGGCGCCACCTCGATCCGCCTCGACTACAAGCCGGTCGTCACGACCCGCTACCAGCCGATGGAGCGTAAGTACTGATGAGCGCCCCCACGATCGACGCCCCGCACTCCGCGGCGCTGGACGCGGCCGAGGCCGGCGGCGTCCAGATGATCACCTTCACCCTGCGGATCCGCCGGTTCAACCCGGAGGAGCACCCGGACGCGGTGTGGGTGGACTACCAGCTCACCATGGACCCCAAGGAGCGCGTCCTGGACGCCCTCAACAAGGTCAAGTGGGAGCAGGACGGCACCCTCACCTACCGCCGCTCCTGCGCGCACGGCATCTGCGGCTCGGACGCCATGCGGATCAACGGCCGCAACCGGCTGGCCTGCAAGACCCTGCTGAAGGACGTCACCGCCCCGGACGGCAAGGGCGGCATGCAGCCGATCACCATCGAGGCCATCAAGGGCCTCGCGGTCCTCAAGGACCTGGTGGTCGACATGGACCCGTTCTTCCAGGCGTACAAGGACGTCATGCCGTTCCTCATCACCAAGGGGAACGACCCGACCCGCGAGCGCCTGCAGTCCGCCGAGGACCGCGAGCGCTTCGACGACACCACCAAGTGCATCCTGTGCGCCGCGTGCACCTCGTCCTGCCCGGTCTTCTGGAACGACGGCCAGTACTTCGGCCCGGCCGCCATCGTCAACGCGCACCGCTTCATCTTCGACTCGCGTGACGAGGGCGCCGAGCAGCGCCTGGAGATCCTCAACGACCGCGAGGGCGTGTGGCGCTGCCGCACCACCTTCAACTGCTCGGAGGCCTGCCCGCGTGGCATCGAGGTCACCAAGGCGATCCAGGAAGTCAAGCGCGCCCTGGTGACGCGCCGCTTCTGACGCTCCGTCGAGCAGCAACGGCCGAGGGCCCGTCCGGTATCCACCGGACGGGCCCTCGGGCTTGATCGGGTTACTTCAGCGGACCGATGTCCTCCGGGCTGGTCCAGCCACTGAAGATGACCAGGTGCCGGTCGGCGGTGACGGTCCACAGGTCGGCGGCGCCGTCCCCGTCCAGGTCACCGGAGCTGCCCAGGATGGGATAGGCGGCGGTGGTGAAGCCGGTCGCCACCACGTGGGCGGTGGGGTCGGCCAGGGCGGAGAAGTCGAAGGTGCCGTCGGCCTTCTTCGGCAGCGGGTAGGCGTGCAGCTCGCCGGTGGCGCGGTCACGGGCCCAGAGCGCCAGGTTGCCCTGCGCGTCGGCCCCGGGCGCGACCAGGTCGTAGCCGCTCCAGTTGCCCGCCGTGGTCAGCTGCTGGGCGTCGCGGAAGCCCCGGAAGTTGACGTTGTCGAAGAGCCACAGGTTGCCCTGCTCGACGCTGAGCAGCGACGGGTCGTCCGGGTGGCCCGGGTCCGTCGAGCCGAGTGCGACGATCTGGTCCGCGCCGGACCAGTCGCTGCCGTAGCCT contains:
- a CDS encoding succinate dehydrogenase iron-sulfur subunit, coding for MSAPTIDAPHSAALDAAEAGGVQMITFTLRIRRFNPEEHPDAVWVDYQLTMDPKERVLDALNKVKWEQDGTLTYRRSCAHGICGSDAMRINGRNRLACKTLLKDVTAPDGKGGMQPITIEAIKGLAVLKDLVVDMDPFFQAYKDVMPFLITKGNDPTRERLQSAEDRERFDDTTKCILCAACTSSCPVFWNDGQYFGPAAIVNAHRFIFDSRDEGAEQRLEILNDREGVWRCRTTFNCSEACPRGIEVTKAIQEVKRALVTRRF